In the Silurus meridionalis isolate SWU-2019-XX chromosome 6, ASM1480568v1, whole genome shotgun sequence genome, one interval contains:
- the gba3 gene encoding cytosolic beta-glucosidase isoform X2, which translates to MTNAADMALSKTVSLQHFPSDFAWGTSTAAYQIEGGWDLDGKGPSIWDTFCHSKGRVFEGHTGDVACNSYQLWDEDLKCIQQLGLTHYRLSFSWPRLLPDGTTHFVNPKGVEYYNKVIDDLIANAVVPMVTLNHFDLPQALQDHGGWESPEIADIFDSYAQFCFKTFGDRVKFWITLNEPYVCAKLGYENGILAPGLKEPGTLLYLVGHNMLRAHSRAWHSYNAHFRGLQGGMVSIALNSDWAEPLDPGCSKDVAATQRYMDFTLGWFACPVFGTGDYPKSMRFRIEAKNLELGFTKGQRLPKFSEDEPKPLGTADFFALNYYTSRKVKDASSRPSELSFAGDQGTEAIIDPSWPVSGAYWLAVVPEGLRKLLKYIKETCNNPVIYITENGFSQIGPVKFEDIDRCQFYQDTLHDHRRWCECKRIFCLVTSG; encoded by the exons ATGACAAACGCAGCCGACATGGCGCTGTCAAAAACTGTGTCCCTTCAACATTTTCCCAGTGATTTTGCATGGGGAACGTCAACAGCTGCGTACCAAATCGAAG GGGGCTGGGATTTGGACGGTAAAGGCCCCAGCATATGGGACACTTTTTGCCACAGTAAAGGCCGAGTGTTCGAGGGTCACACTGGAGATGTGGCCTGTAACAGCTACCAGCTTTGGGATGAGGACCTGAAGTGTATCCAGCAATTAGGCCTCACACACTACCGTCTGTCCTTCTCATGGCCACGGTTGCTTCCTGATGGAACCACACATTTTGTCAACCCAAAAG GTGTAGAATACTATAATAAAGTGATTGATGACCTGATCGCGAATGCTGTTGTTCCCATGGTCACCCTGAACCACTTTGACTTGCCTCAGGCTCTTCAGGACCATGGTGGATGGGAATCTCCAGAGATTGCAGATATTTTTGACTCGTATGCTCAGTTTTGCTTTAAAACTTTTGGGGACAGGGTGAAGTTTTGGATTACACTAAATGAGCCTTATGTATGTGCGAAACTTGGGTATGAAAATGGCATCTTAGCCCCAGGCCTTAAAGAACCAGGGACCTTACTCTACCTTGTAGGACACAACATGCTGCGTGCTCATTCTAGAGCCTGGCATAGCTATAATGCCCACTTTAGAGGTCTGCAGGGAGGAATGGTTTCCATTGCTCTTAACAGTGACTGGGCTGAACCTTTAGACCCTGGATGTAGTAAAGATGTTGCTGCCACTCAGCGATACATGGACTTTACCCTTGGCTGGTTTGCTTGCCCAGTGTTTGGCACAGGGGACTATCCAAAGTCCATGAGGTTCAGGATTGAGGCTAAGAACCTTGAGCTAGGATTTACTAAAGGGCAGCGGTTGCCCAAGTTTTCAGAGGACGAACCCAAGCCCTTGGGTACAGCTGATTTCTTTGCACTGAACTACTATACATCACGCAAAGTGAAGGATGCAAGCTCTCGTCCCAGTGAGCTCAGTTTCGCAGGGGACCAGGGAACAGAGGCTATAATAGATCCATCATGGCCAGTGAGTGGCGCGTACTGGCTTGCTGTTGTGCCCGAAGGACTGCGCAAgcttttaaaatacataaag GAGACTTGCAACAACCCAGTCATTTATATCACTGAAAATGGCTTCTCGCAAATTGGGCCTGTGAAGTTCGAAGATATTGATCGCTGCCAGTTTTATCAGGACACACTTCA CGATCACAGACGATGGTGTGAATGTAAAAGGATATTTTGCCTGGTCACTTCTGGATAA
- the gba3 gene encoding cytosolic beta-glucosidase isoform X1, which yields MTNAADMALSKTVSLQHFPSDFAWGTSTAAYQIEGGWDLDGKGPSIWDTFCHSKGRVFEGHTGDVACNSYQLWDEDLKCIQQLGLTHYRLSFSWPRLLPDGTTHFVNPKGVEYYNKVIDDLIANAVVPMVTLNHFDLPQALQDHGGWESPEIADIFDSYAQFCFKTFGDRVKFWITLNEPYVCAKLGYENGILAPGLKEPGTLLYLVGHNMLRAHSRAWHSYNAHFRGLQGGMVSIALNSDWAEPLDPGCSKDVAATQRYMDFTLGWFACPVFGTGDYPKSMRFRIEAKNLELGFTKGQRLPKFSEDEPKPLGTADFFALNYYTSRKVKDASSRPSELSFAGDQGTEAIIDPSWPVSGAYWLAVVPEGLRKLLKYIKETCNNPVIYITENGFSQIGPVKFEDIDRCQFYQDTLQQVSKAITDDGVNVKGYFAWSLLDNLEWSEGFSVRFGLFHVDFSSSELKRTIYRSGEEYAAVIKRYHTYTKLDN from the exons ATGACAAACGCAGCCGACATGGCGCTGTCAAAAACTGTGTCCCTTCAACATTTTCCCAGTGATTTTGCATGGGGAACGTCAACAGCTGCGTACCAAATCGAAG GGGGCTGGGATTTGGACGGTAAAGGCCCCAGCATATGGGACACTTTTTGCCACAGTAAAGGCCGAGTGTTCGAGGGTCACACTGGAGATGTGGCCTGTAACAGCTACCAGCTTTGGGATGAGGACCTGAAGTGTATCCAGCAATTAGGCCTCACACACTACCGTCTGTCCTTCTCATGGCCACGGTTGCTTCCTGATGGAACCACACATTTTGTCAACCCAAAAG GTGTAGAATACTATAATAAAGTGATTGATGACCTGATCGCGAATGCTGTTGTTCCCATGGTCACCCTGAACCACTTTGACTTGCCTCAGGCTCTTCAGGACCATGGTGGATGGGAATCTCCAGAGATTGCAGATATTTTTGACTCGTATGCTCAGTTTTGCTTTAAAACTTTTGGGGACAGGGTGAAGTTTTGGATTACACTAAATGAGCCTTATGTATGTGCGAAACTTGGGTATGAAAATGGCATCTTAGCCCCAGGCCTTAAAGAACCAGGGACCTTACTCTACCTTGTAGGACACAACATGCTGCGTGCTCATTCTAGAGCCTGGCATAGCTATAATGCCCACTTTAGAGGTCTGCAGGGAGGAATGGTTTCCATTGCTCTTAACAGTGACTGGGCTGAACCTTTAGACCCTGGATGTAGTAAAGATGTTGCTGCCACTCAGCGATACATGGACTTTACCCTTGGCTGGTTTGCTTGCCCAGTGTTTGGCACAGGGGACTATCCAAAGTCCATGAGGTTCAGGATTGAGGCTAAGAACCTTGAGCTAGGATTTACTAAAGGGCAGCGGTTGCCCAAGTTTTCAGAGGACGAACCCAAGCCCTTGGGTACAGCTGATTTCTTTGCACTGAACTACTATACATCACGCAAAGTGAAGGATGCAAGCTCTCGTCCCAGTGAGCTCAGTTTCGCAGGGGACCAGGGAACAGAGGCTATAATAGATCCATCATGGCCAGTGAGTGGCGCGTACTGGCTTGCTGTTGTGCCCGAAGGACTGCGCAAgcttttaaaatacataaag GAGACTTGCAACAACCCAGTCATTTATATCACTGAAAATGGCTTCTCGCAAATTGGGCCTGTGAAGTTCGAAGATATTGATCGCTGCCAGTTTTATCAGGACACACTTCAGCAAGTATCCAAAG CGATCACAGACGATGGTGTGAATGTAAAAGGATATTTTGCCTGGTCACTTCTGGATAACCTTGAGTGGTCAGAAGGCTTCAGTGTGAGATTTGGCCTCTTCCATGTGGACTTTTCCAGCAGTGAGCTAAAACGCACTATCTACCGCTCTGGTGAAGAATATGCAGCTGTAATAAAAAGATACCACACCTATACCAAGCTGGACAACTGA